A single window of Hylaeus volcanicus isolate JK05 chromosome 8, UHH_iyHylVolc1.0_haploid, whole genome shotgun sequence DNA harbors:
- the LOC128880897 gene encoding NAD(+) hydrolase sarm1 isoform X5: MMSEFPVEGGENGDMHTVMENFQKKNNKMVSGIGHVGHHPQVTASSQMLTTNQSQSSSSSSRVAKSSQRILTSSSSSEMKASSMKSDLRELQRGISEMKSNISTNFSQRLRSSMENLVDRDGNGTEESDLTEPLVTFPDPDTPPPATGTGTVTLTGGSPSQLSSLNSLNNLHSMSPPISISNISNMTNLPAGQETMKFEQKKMTSASKTKVVTDGFSAEKAIANTAEMRALQTGDVSYKEQSAATAARARVELDGVSAEKSVAAAREQRSLKAGDLSHQESNNMAASTMKLQSDSFSSEKKAMAAQQQRQTVTSTGIFNHEKHMASSSQSSITIASKGVTSKSSMITAANAVNQLMNGMRPAEDELLSLPLDDLDLLCSKSNPQDVERAIAKYCSFLDSFVERLKVNEGKNNKAPLLLNRVNEIIRKAWAVPTHGHELGYTLCNTLRTRGGLDLLMSNCVASDQELQFSSARLLEQCLTTENREHVVENGLEKVVNVACVCTKNANSVDHSRVGTGILEHLFKHSEGTCSDVIRLGGLDAVLFECRKNDIETLRHCAGALANLSLYGGAENQEAMIKRKVPMWLFPLAFHNDDNIKYYACLAIAVLVANKEIEAAVLKSGTLDLVEPFVTSHNPYEFAKSNLAHAHGQSKNWLERLVPVLSSKREEARNLAAFHFCMEAGIKKQQGNTEIFREIGAIEPLKKVASCPNAIASKYAAQALRLIGEEIPHKLSQQVPLWSTEDVREWVKQIGFAEYAQNFVESRVDGDLLLQLTEENLKEDIGLTNGIRRRRFTRELQNLKKMADYSSRDTGNLNSFLQSIGQEFSIYTYSMLNAGVDKDSIRNLSEDQLLTECGIGNSIHRLRILDAIKNMQHNQLLGSCEDESPDKSLDVFVSYRRSNGSQLASLLKVHLQLRGFSVFIDVERLEAGKFDNNLLQSIRQAKHFLLVLTPKALERCIQDSECKDWVHREIVAALQSQCNIIPIIDNFQWPEPEELPEDMRAVCHFNGVRWIHDYQDACVDKLERFMRGEIPVRSEMSGGIPRSIATKDVTQPNTQGSTNIRQPPNYQRMHSNESRGSDKDSTGGRD; the protein is encoded by the exons ATGTCGGAGTTCCCAGTGGAGGGAGGGGAAAACGGTGACATGCACACTGTCAtggagaattttcaaaagaagaaCAACAAGATGGTGTCCGGCATAGGCCACGTCGGTCATCATCCACAGGTCACCGCGTCGTCGCAG ATGCTGACGACGAACCAGAGCCAGAGCAGCAGCAGTTCGAGCAGGGTGGCCAAATCCTCGCAGAGGATTCTTACCTCGTCCTCGTCGAGTGAGATGAAAGCCAGCTCCATGAAAAGCGACCTAAGGGAACTTCAGCGCGGCATCTCGGAGATGAAGAGCAACATATCGACGAACTTCTCGCAACGATTGCGCAGCAGCATGGAGAACCTCGTGGACAG GGACGGAAACGGAACGGAAGAGAGCGACCTGACGGAGCCGTTGGTGACGTTTCCCGATCCTGACACGCCGCCCCCAGCGACGGGGACGGGGACGGTGACGTTGACGGGAGGATCCCCGTCGCAGTTGAGTTCCCTGAACTCGCTGAACAATCTTCACAGCATGAGCCCACCGATCAGTATATCGAACATTTCGAACATGACGAACTTGCCTGCTGGCCAAGAGACGATGAAGTTCGAGCAGAAGAAGATGACCAGCGCCTCCAAGACCAAG GTGGTCACGGACGGCTTCAGCGCCGAAAAAGCGATCGCGAACACTGCCGAGATGAGAGCACTGCAGACTGGCGACGTCTCGTACAAAGAGCAGAGCGCCGCGACGGCGGCCAGGGCCCGCGTCGAACTCGATGGCGTGTCTGCAGAGAAAAGCGTCGCTGCAGCAAGG gaGCAGAGAAGCTTGAAAGCTGGGGATCTCTCGCACCAAGAAAGTAACAACATGGCAGCGTCTACTATGAAGCTGCAGAGCGATTCCTTCAGTTCAGAAAAG AAAGCCATGGCGGCGCAGCAACAACGACAGACGGTCACCTCGACCGGAATCTTCAACCACGAGAAGCATATGGCCTCCAGTTCCCAATCGAGCATCACGATAGCCTCGAAAGGCGTCACGTCGAAGTCGTCGATGATCACCGCAGCGAACGCGGTGAATCAGCTGATGAACGGCATGAGGCCTGCGGAAGACGAGCTCCTATCGTTACCACTGGACGATCTGGACCTCCTCTGCTCCAAGTCGAACCCGCAGGACGTGGAGCGAGCGATCGCCAAGTACTGCAGCTTCCTAGACAGCTTCGTGGAGCGTCTGAAAGTGAACGAAGGGAAGAACAACAAGGCTCCCTTGCTCCTGAACAGAGTGAACGAAATTATCAGGAAAGCCTGGGCCGTTCCTACCCATGGACACGAGTTAGGGTACACGTTATGCAATACTCTGAGAACAAGGGGTGGTCTGGACCTGTTGATGTCGAACTGCGTGGCCAGCGATCAAGAGCTGCAGTTTTCGTCGGCCAGGTTGTTGGAACAGTGTCTGACCACGGAGAACAGGGAGCACGTAGTGGAAAACGGACTGGAAAAAGTGGTGAACGTCGCCTGTGTATGCACGAAGAACGCCAACTCGGTGGACCACTCCAGAGTGGGCACTGGTATCCTGGAGCACTTGTTCAAGCATAGCGAAGGTACCTGCAGCGACGTGATCAGGCTAGGCGGTCTGGACGCGGTCCTGTTCGAATGCAGGAAGAACGACATAGAAACGTTGAGACACTGCGCCGGTGCCCTGGCCAATCTATCTCTCTACGGAGGGGCTGAGAACCAAGAGGCAATGATCAAGAGGAAGGTACCAATGTGGTTGTTCCCTCTAGCCTTCCACAACGACGACAACATCAAGTACTACGCGTGTCTGGCCATCGCCGTACTAGTGGCCAACAAAGAAATCGAGGCAGCGGTGTTGAAGTCAGGCACCTTGGACCTAGTCGAGCCGTTCGTCACCTCTCACAATCCTTACGAGTTCGCCAAGTCGAACCTGGCACATGCGCATGGTCAGAGCAAGAATTGGCTGGAGAGATTGGTGCCTGTGTTGAGCTCAAAAAGAGAGGAAGCCAGAAATTTGGCagcttttcatttttgcatGGAGGCAGGCATCAAGAAGCAACAGGGAAACACGGAAATCTTCCGCGAAATAGGTGCCATCGAGCCTCTGAAGAAGGTAGCGAGTTGTCCCAACGCGATAGCCTCAAAGTACGCGGCGCAAGCGCTGCGTCTGATCGGGGAGGAGATACCGCACAAGCTCAGCCAACAAGTGCCTCTCTGGTCCACAGAAGACGTCAGGGAGTGGGTGAAGCAGATAGGATTCGCAGAGTACGCGCAGAACTTCGTCGAGAGCAGGGTTGACGGCGACCTGCTGTTGCAATTAACGGAGGAGAATCTCAAAGAGGACATCGGTCTGACGAACGGCATCAGAAGGCGACGATTCACCAGGGAGTTGCAGAATCTGAAAAAGATGGCAGACTACAGCAGCAGAGATACGGGGAACCTGAACAGTTTCCTTCAATCCATCGGACAAGAGTTCTCCATCTATACTTACAGCATGCTCAACGCAGGCGTTGACAAGGACTCCATCAGGAATCTGTCCGAGGATCAGCTTCTGACCGAGTGTGGGATCGGGAACAGCATCCATCGGTTAAGGATACTGGACGCCATCAAGAACATGCAGCACAATCAATTGTTGGGCTCGTGCGAGGACGAGTCGCCCGACAAGTCGTTGGATGTGTTCGTTAGTTACAGAAGATCCAATGGATCTCAGTTGGCAAGCTTGCTGAAGGTCCATCTTCAGCTAAGAGGTTTCTCCGTGTTTATTGATGTCGAGAGGCTAGAAGCTGGCAAGTTCGACAACAACTTGCTACAGAGCATCAGGCAGGCTAAACACTTCCTCCTTGTGCTGACGCCCAAGGCTTTGGAAAGGTGTATACAGGACAGCGAGTGTAAAGACTGGGTTCATAGG GAAATTGTGGCAGCTCTACAGTCGCAGTGTAATATAATTCCCATCATAGACAATTTCCAATGGCCAGAACCAGAGGAACTTCCCGAAGACATGCGAGCAGTTTGTCATTTCAATGGAGTACGGTGGATTCACGACTACCAAGACGCCTGCGTAGACAAACTTGAAAG GTTTATGCGAGGGGAAATACCAGTCAGATCAGAAATGTCTGGTGGTATTCCAAGAAGTATCGCTACCAAGGACGTAACACAACCAAACACACAGGGTAGCACGAACATTCGACAACCACCAAACTACCAACGCATGCACAGCAATGAAAGTAGAGGCAGCGATAAAGATTCGACCGGTGGGCGAGATTGA
- the LOC128880897 gene encoding NAD(+) hydrolase sarm1 isoform X3 has product MTMVVNKINMSSYSAPRRTFFSGLHTKMSEFPVEGGENGDMHTVMENFQKKNNKMVSGIGHVGHHPQVTASSQMLTTNQSQSSSSSSRVAKSSQRILTSSSSSEMKASSMKSDLRELQRGISEMKSNISTNFSQRLRSSMENLVDRDGNGTEESDLTEPLVTFPDPDTPPPATGTGTVTLTGGSPSQLSSLNSLNNLHSMSPPISISNISNMTNLPAGQETMKFEQKKMTSASKTKVVTDGFSAEKAIANTAEMRALQTGDVSYKEQSAATAARARVELDGVSAEKSVAAAREQRSLKAGDLSHQESNNMAASTMKLQSDSFSSEKKAMAAQQQRQTVTSTGIFNHEKHMASSSQSSITIASKGVTSKSSMITAANAVNQLMNGMRPAEDELLSLPLDDLDLLCSKSNPQDVERAIAKYCSFLDSFVERLKVNEGKNNKAPLLLNRVNEIIRKAWAVPTHGHELGYTLCNTLRTRGGLDLLMSNCVASDQELQFSSARLLEQCLTTENREHVVENGLEKVVNVACVCTKNANSVDHSRVGTGILEHLFKHSEGTCSDVIRLGGLDAVLFECRKNDIETLRHCAGALANLSLYGGAENQEAMIKRKVPMWLFPLAFHNDDNIKYYACLAIAVLVANKEIEAAVLKSGTLDLVEPFVTSHNPYEFAKSNLAHAHGQSKNWLERLVPVLSSKREEARNLAAFHFCMEAGIKKQQGNTEIFREIGAIEPLKKVASCPNAIASKYAAQALRLIGEEIPHKLSQQVPLWSTEDVREWVKQIGFAEYAQNFVESRVDGDLLLQLTEENLKEDIGLTNGIRRRRFTRELQNLKKMADYSSRDTGNLNSFLQSIGQEFSIYTYSMLNAGVDKDSIRNLSEDQLLTECGIGNSIHRLRILDAIKNMQHNQLLGSCEDESPDKSLDVFVSYRRSNGSQLASLLKVHLQLRGFSVFIDVERLEAGKFDNNLLQSIRQAKHFLLVLTPKALERCIQDSECKDWVHREIVAALQSQCNIIPIIDNFQWPEPEELPEDMRAVCHFNGVRWIHDYQDACVDKLERFMRGEIPVRSEMSGGIPRSIATKDVTQPNTQGSTNIRQPPNYQRMHSNESRGSDKDSTGGRD; this is encoded by the exons ATGTCGGAGTTCCCAGTGGAGGGAGGGGAAAACGGTGACATGCACACTGTCAtggagaattttcaaaagaagaaCAACAAGATGGTGTCCGGCATAGGCCACGTCGGTCATCATCCACAGGTCACCGCGTCGTCGCAG ATGCTGACGACGAACCAGAGCCAGAGCAGCAGCAGTTCGAGCAGGGTGGCCAAATCCTCGCAGAGGATTCTTACCTCGTCCTCGTCGAGTGAGATGAAAGCCAGCTCCATGAAAAGCGACCTAAGGGAACTTCAGCGCGGCATCTCGGAGATGAAGAGCAACATATCGACGAACTTCTCGCAACGATTGCGCAGCAGCATGGAGAACCTCGTGGACAG GGACGGAAACGGAACGGAAGAGAGCGACCTGACGGAGCCGTTGGTGACGTTTCCCGATCCTGACACGCCGCCCCCAGCGACGGGGACGGGGACGGTGACGTTGACGGGAGGATCCCCGTCGCAGTTGAGTTCCCTGAACTCGCTGAACAATCTTCACAGCATGAGCCCACCGATCAGTATATCGAACATTTCGAACATGACGAACTTGCCTGCTGGCCAAGAGACGATGAAGTTCGAGCAGAAGAAGATGACCAGCGCCTCCAAGACCAAG GTGGTCACGGACGGCTTCAGCGCCGAAAAAGCGATCGCGAACACTGCCGAGATGAGAGCACTGCAGACTGGCGACGTCTCGTACAAAGAGCAGAGCGCCGCGACGGCGGCCAGGGCCCGCGTCGAACTCGATGGCGTGTCTGCAGAGAAAAGCGTCGCTGCAGCAAGG gaGCAGAGAAGCTTGAAAGCTGGGGATCTCTCGCACCAAGAAAGTAACAACATGGCAGCGTCTACTATGAAGCTGCAGAGCGATTCCTTCAGTTCAGAAAAG AAAGCCATGGCGGCGCAGCAACAACGACAGACGGTCACCTCGACCGGAATCTTCAACCACGAGAAGCATATGGCCTCCAGTTCCCAATCGAGCATCACGATAGCCTCGAAAGGCGTCACGTCGAAGTCGTCGATGATCACCGCAGCGAACGCGGTGAATCAGCTGATGAACGGCATGAGGCCTGCGGAAGACGAGCTCCTATCGTTACCACTGGACGATCTGGACCTCCTCTGCTCCAAGTCGAACCCGCAGGACGTGGAGCGAGCGATCGCCAAGTACTGCAGCTTCCTAGACAGCTTCGTGGAGCGTCTGAAAGTGAACGAAGGGAAGAACAACAAGGCTCCCTTGCTCCTGAACAGAGTGAACGAAATTATCAGGAAAGCCTGGGCCGTTCCTACCCATGGACACGAGTTAGGGTACACGTTATGCAATACTCTGAGAACAAGGGGTGGTCTGGACCTGTTGATGTCGAACTGCGTGGCCAGCGATCAAGAGCTGCAGTTTTCGTCGGCCAGGTTGTTGGAACAGTGTCTGACCACGGAGAACAGGGAGCACGTAGTGGAAAACGGACTGGAAAAAGTGGTGAACGTCGCCTGTGTATGCACGAAGAACGCCAACTCGGTGGACCACTCCAGAGTGGGCACTGGTATCCTGGAGCACTTGTTCAAGCATAGCGAAGGTACCTGCAGCGACGTGATCAGGCTAGGCGGTCTGGACGCGGTCCTGTTCGAATGCAGGAAGAACGACATAGAAACGTTGAGACACTGCGCCGGTGCCCTGGCCAATCTATCTCTCTACGGAGGGGCTGAGAACCAAGAGGCAATGATCAAGAGGAAGGTACCAATGTGGTTGTTCCCTCTAGCCTTCCACAACGACGACAACATCAAGTACTACGCGTGTCTGGCCATCGCCGTACTAGTGGCCAACAAAGAAATCGAGGCAGCGGTGTTGAAGTCAGGCACCTTGGACCTAGTCGAGCCGTTCGTCACCTCTCACAATCCTTACGAGTTCGCCAAGTCGAACCTGGCACATGCGCATGGTCAGAGCAAGAATTGGCTGGAGAGATTGGTGCCTGTGTTGAGCTCAAAAAGAGAGGAAGCCAGAAATTTGGCagcttttcatttttgcatGGAGGCAGGCATCAAGAAGCAACAGGGAAACACGGAAATCTTCCGCGAAATAGGTGCCATCGAGCCTCTGAAGAAGGTAGCGAGTTGTCCCAACGCGATAGCCTCAAAGTACGCGGCGCAAGCGCTGCGTCTGATCGGGGAGGAGATACCGCACAAGCTCAGCCAACAAGTGCCTCTCTGGTCCACAGAAGACGTCAGGGAGTGGGTGAAGCAGATAGGATTCGCAGAGTACGCGCAGAACTTCGTCGAGAGCAGGGTTGACGGCGACCTGCTGTTGCAATTAACGGAGGAGAATCTCAAAGAGGACATCGGTCTGACGAACGGCATCAGAAGGCGACGATTCACCAGGGAGTTGCAGAATCTGAAAAAGATGGCAGACTACAGCAGCAGAGATACGGGGAACCTGAACAGTTTCCTTCAATCCATCGGACAAGAGTTCTCCATCTATACTTACAGCATGCTCAACGCAGGCGTTGACAAGGACTCCATCAGGAATCTGTCCGAGGATCAGCTTCTGACCGAGTGTGGGATCGGGAACAGCATCCATCGGTTAAGGATACTGGACGCCATCAAGAACATGCAGCACAATCAATTGTTGGGCTCGTGCGAGGACGAGTCGCCCGACAAGTCGTTGGATGTGTTCGTTAGTTACAGAAGATCCAATGGATCTCAGTTGGCAAGCTTGCTGAAGGTCCATCTTCAGCTAAGAGGTTTCTCCGTGTTTATTGATGTCGAGAGGCTAGAAGCTGGCAAGTTCGACAACAACTTGCTACAGAGCATCAGGCAGGCTAAACACTTCCTCCTTGTGCTGACGCCCAAGGCTTTGGAAAGGTGTATACAGGACAGCGAGTGTAAAGACTGGGTTCATAGG GAAATTGTGGCAGCTCTACAGTCGCAGTGTAATATAATTCCCATCATAGACAATTTCCAATGGCCAGAACCAGAGGAACTTCCCGAAGACATGCGAGCAGTTTGTCATTTCAATGGAGTACGGTGGATTCACGACTACCAAGACGCCTGCGTAGACAAACTTGAAAG GTTTATGCGAGGGGAAATACCAGTCAGATCAGAAATGTCTGGTGGTATTCCAAGAAGTATCGCTACCAAGGACGTAACACAACCAAACACACAGGGTAGCACGAACATTCGACAACCACCAAACTACCAACGCATGCACAGCAATGAAAGTAGAGGCAGCGATAAAGATTCGACCGGTGGGCGAGATTGA
- the LOC128880897 gene encoding NAD(+) hydrolase sarm1 isoform X1 produces MSVDRGLNMLHKHGSRSKSSLLYKGSRGAFLKSMSEFPVEGGENGDMHTVMENFQKKNNKMVSGIGHVGHHPQVTASSQMLTTNQSQSSSSSSRVAKSSQRILTSSSSSEMKASSMKSDLRELQRGISEMKSNISTNFSQRLRSSMENLVDRDGNGTEESDLTEPLVTFPDPDTPPPATGTGTVTLTGGSPSQLSSLNSLNNLHSMSPPISISNISNMTNLPAGQETMKFEQKKMTSASKTKVVTDGFSAEKAIANTAEMRALQTGDVSYKEQSAATAARARVELDGVSAEKSVAAAREQRSLKAGDLSHQESNNMAASTMKLQSDSFSSEKKAMAAQQQRQTVTSTGIFNHEKHMASSSQSSITIASKGVTSKSSMITAANAVNQLMNGMRPAEDELLSLPLDDLDLLCSKSNPQDVERAIAKYCSFLDSFVERLKVNEGKNNKAPLLLNRVNEIIRKAWAVPTHGHELGYTLCNTLRTRGGLDLLMSNCVASDQELQFSSARLLEQCLTTENREHVVENGLEKVVNVACVCTKNANSVDHSRVGTGILEHLFKHSEGTCSDVIRLGGLDAVLFECRKNDIETLRHCAGALANLSLYGGAENQEAMIKRKVPMWLFPLAFHNDDNIKYYACLAIAVLVANKEIEAAVLKSGTLDLVEPFVTSHNPYEFAKSNLAHAHGQSKNWLERLVPVLSSKREEARNLAAFHFCMEAGIKKQQGNTEIFREIGAIEPLKKVASCPNAIASKYAAQALRLIGEEIPHKLSQQVPLWSTEDVREWVKQIGFAEYAQNFVESRVDGDLLLQLTEENLKEDIGLTNGIRRRRFTRELQNLKKMADYSSRDTGNLNSFLQSIGQEFSIYTYSMLNAGVDKDSIRNLSEDQLLTECGIGNSIHRLRILDAIKNMQHNQLLGSCEDESPDKSLDVFVSYRRSNGSQLASLLKVHLQLRGFSVFIDVERLEAGKFDNNLLQSIRQAKHFLLVLTPKALERCIQDSECKDWVHREIVAALQSQCNIIPIIDNFQWPEPEELPEDMRAVCHFNGVRWIHDYQDACVDKLERFMRGEIPVRSEMSGGIPRSIATKDVTQPNTQGSTNIRQPPNYQRMHSNESRGSDKDSTGGRD; encoded by the exons ATGTCGGAGTTCCCAGTGGAGGGAGGGGAAAACGGTGACATGCACACTGTCAtggagaattttcaaaagaagaaCAACAAGATGGTGTCCGGCATAGGCCACGTCGGTCATCATCCACAGGTCACCGCGTCGTCGCAG ATGCTGACGACGAACCAGAGCCAGAGCAGCAGCAGTTCGAGCAGGGTGGCCAAATCCTCGCAGAGGATTCTTACCTCGTCCTCGTCGAGTGAGATGAAAGCCAGCTCCATGAAAAGCGACCTAAGGGAACTTCAGCGCGGCATCTCGGAGATGAAGAGCAACATATCGACGAACTTCTCGCAACGATTGCGCAGCAGCATGGAGAACCTCGTGGACAG GGACGGAAACGGAACGGAAGAGAGCGACCTGACGGAGCCGTTGGTGACGTTTCCCGATCCTGACACGCCGCCCCCAGCGACGGGGACGGGGACGGTGACGTTGACGGGAGGATCCCCGTCGCAGTTGAGTTCCCTGAACTCGCTGAACAATCTTCACAGCATGAGCCCACCGATCAGTATATCGAACATTTCGAACATGACGAACTTGCCTGCTGGCCAAGAGACGATGAAGTTCGAGCAGAAGAAGATGACCAGCGCCTCCAAGACCAAG GTGGTCACGGACGGCTTCAGCGCCGAAAAAGCGATCGCGAACACTGCCGAGATGAGAGCACTGCAGACTGGCGACGTCTCGTACAAAGAGCAGAGCGCCGCGACGGCGGCCAGGGCCCGCGTCGAACTCGATGGCGTGTCTGCAGAGAAAAGCGTCGCTGCAGCAAGG gaGCAGAGAAGCTTGAAAGCTGGGGATCTCTCGCACCAAGAAAGTAACAACATGGCAGCGTCTACTATGAAGCTGCAGAGCGATTCCTTCAGTTCAGAAAAG AAAGCCATGGCGGCGCAGCAACAACGACAGACGGTCACCTCGACCGGAATCTTCAACCACGAGAAGCATATGGCCTCCAGTTCCCAATCGAGCATCACGATAGCCTCGAAAGGCGTCACGTCGAAGTCGTCGATGATCACCGCAGCGAACGCGGTGAATCAGCTGATGAACGGCATGAGGCCTGCGGAAGACGAGCTCCTATCGTTACCACTGGACGATCTGGACCTCCTCTGCTCCAAGTCGAACCCGCAGGACGTGGAGCGAGCGATCGCCAAGTACTGCAGCTTCCTAGACAGCTTCGTGGAGCGTCTGAAAGTGAACGAAGGGAAGAACAACAAGGCTCCCTTGCTCCTGAACAGAGTGAACGAAATTATCAGGAAAGCCTGGGCCGTTCCTACCCATGGACACGAGTTAGGGTACACGTTATGCAATACTCTGAGAACAAGGGGTGGTCTGGACCTGTTGATGTCGAACTGCGTGGCCAGCGATCAAGAGCTGCAGTTTTCGTCGGCCAGGTTGTTGGAACAGTGTCTGACCACGGAGAACAGGGAGCACGTAGTGGAAAACGGACTGGAAAAAGTGGTGAACGTCGCCTGTGTATGCACGAAGAACGCCAACTCGGTGGACCACTCCAGAGTGGGCACTGGTATCCTGGAGCACTTGTTCAAGCATAGCGAAGGTACCTGCAGCGACGTGATCAGGCTAGGCGGTCTGGACGCGGTCCTGTTCGAATGCAGGAAGAACGACATAGAAACGTTGAGACACTGCGCCGGTGCCCTGGCCAATCTATCTCTCTACGGAGGGGCTGAGAACCAAGAGGCAATGATCAAGAGGAAGGTACCAATGTGGTTGTTCCCTCTAGCCTTCCACAACGACGACAACATCAAGTACTACGCGTGTCTGGCCATCGCCGTACTAGTGGCCAACAAAGAAATCGAGGCAGCGGTGTTGAAGTCAGGCACCTTGGACCTAGTCGAGCCGTTCGTCACCTCTCACAATCCTTACGAGTTCGCCAAGTCGAACCTGGCACATGCGCATGGTCAGAGCAAGAATTGGCTGGAGAGATTGGTGCCTGTGTTGAGCTCAAAAAGAGAGGAAGCCAGAAATTTGGCagcttttcatttttgcatGGAGGCAGGCATCAAGAAGCAACAGGGAAACACGGAAATCTTCCGCGAAATAGGTGCCATCGAGCCTCTGAAGAAGGTAGCGAGTTGTCCCAACGCGATAGCCTCAAAGTACGCGGCGCAAGCGCTGCGTCTGATCGGGGAGGAGATACCGCACAAGCTCAGCCAACAAGTGCCTCTCTGGTCCACAGAAGACGTCAGGGAGTGGGTGAAGCAGATAGGATTCGCAGAGTACGCGCAGAACTTCGTCGAGAGCAGGGTTGACGGCGACCTGCTGTTGCAATTAACGGAGGAGAATCTCAAAGAGGACATCGGTCTGACGAACGGCATCAGAAGGCGACGATTCACCAGGGAGTTGCAGAATCTGAAAAAGATGGCAGACTACAGCAGCAGAGATACGGGGAACCTGAACAGTTTCCTTCAATCCATCGGACAAGAGTTCTCCATCTATACTTACAGCATGCTCAACGCAGGCGTTGACAAGGACTCCATCAGGAATCTGTCCGAGGATCAGCTTCTGACCGAGTGTGGGATCGGGAACAGCATCCATCGGTTAAGGATACTGGACGCCATCAAGAACATGCAGCACAATCAATTGTTGGGCTCGTGCGAGGACGAGTCGCCCGACAAGTCGTTGGATGTGTTCGTTAGTTACAGAAGATCCAATGGATCTCAGTTGGCAAGCTTGCTGAAGGTCCATCTTCAGCTAAGAGGTTTCTCCGTGTTTATTGATGTCGAGAGGCTAGAAGCTGGCAAGTTCGACAACAACTTGCTACAGAGCATCAGGCAGGCTAAACACTTCCTCCTTGTGCTGACGCCCAAGGCTTTGGAAAGGTGTATACAGGACAGCGAGTGTAAAGACTGGGTTCATAGG GAAATTGTGGCAGCTCTACAGTCGCAGTGTAATATAATTCCCATCATAGACAATTTCCAATGGCCAGAACCAGAGGAACTTCCCGAAGACATGCGAGCAGTTTGTCATTTCAATGGAGTACGGTGGATTCACGACTACCAAGACGCCTGCGTAGACAAACTTGAAAG GTTTATGCGAGGGGAAATACCAGTCAGATCAGAAATGTCTGGTGGTATTCCAAGAAGTATCGCTACCAAGGACGTAACACAACCAAACACACAGGGTAGCACGAACATTCGACAACCACCAAACTACCAACGCATGCACAGCAATGAAAGTAGAGGCAGCGATAAAGATTCGACCGGTGGGCGAGATTGA